The following coding sequences lie in one Zingiber officinale cultivar Zhangliang chromosome 2B, Zo_v1.1, whole genome shotgun sequence genomic window:
- the LOC122046859 gene encoding protein SIEVE ELEMENT OCCLUSION B-like has translation MAGSTSTGKPPLPGLTSPATAAMPGLTSAARSPLAGLTSPATAGLTSTARLPLAGLTSLAKSAMAGLTSTTAAPAATLTSAPAPTLTSAPAPTLTSAPAATTAVAVPPKLQLIRSDRGAHLFSSSDDKAVMKQIIATHSPDGREIDTRSLLRLVEDILQRATPTVVVTPQTHLELLDDGVHHIDVVGMLEAIAYTIHRISCEITCKCSGGGDAHATTMVLFNSLSSYTWDAKVVISMAAFAVSYGEFWLTAQLHTVNPLAKSVALLKQLPDILENTDALRPRFDALNNLIKAMLDVTKCIIQFKDLPSDYISPEIPDMAMALTHIPTAVYWIIRSVVACASQMISLIGLGHEYITATTEAWELSSLAHKLRNIHEHFMKQLELLYRYIGEKKHVEAFQNLVRLFETVHIDNMKILKALISSKDELPLFDGATKKRVSVEVLRRKIVILFISDLDISAEELFVLIQIYSDTQQGKNERSYEVVWLPVTDRHFPWDSSKEETFNRMASTMPWYSLHHPSLLEPAVLRYLREIWHFDKRPLMVVLDPQGKVVCPNALHMMWIWGSLAFPFTSNREEALWKNETWRLEFLVDEIDPVLLGWIQEGRHVCLYGGEDIAWIRQFTTAMRKVSQEARVPLEMVYVGKSGSKDRVKRAIAAIEKEKLSGYWQDPVMVWFFWVRLESMWHSKMQQGQTVEQDEIMREVVTMLMFDGGDEGWAVLSRGSLEMVKAQGRKMMDCLAQFDSWKGNVETEGLVPAIKNALIPFKTAEHCNRLILPGDIGQIKEQVVCAECGRPMDKFVLYRCCND, from the exons ATGGCGGGCTCGACGTCGACGGGGAAACCGCCTCTGCCGGGCTTGACTTCGCCGGCAACAGCGGCAATGCCGGGCTTGACCTCCGCGGCGAGATCGCCACTGGCCGGCTTGACGTCGCCGGCAACAGCGGGTTTGACCTCAACAGCGAGACTGCCACTGGCGGGCTTGACGTCGCTGGCAAAATCGGCAATGGCAGGCTTGACCTCCACGACGGCAGCGCCAGCAGCGACGTTGACGTCCGCGCCAGCACCGACGTTGACGTCCGCGCCAGCACCGACGTTGACGTCCGCGCCAGCCGCGACAACGGCGGTGGCGGTGCCACCGAAGCTGCAACTAATAAGGAGCGATCGCGGCGCCCACCTTTTCTCGTCCTCCGACGACAAGGCGGTGATGAAGCAGATCATCGCCACTCACTCCCCGGACGGGAGGGAGATCGATACGCGGTCGCTCTTGCGCCTGGTCGAGGACATTCTACAGAGAGCCACTCCGACCGTCGTTGTG ACGCCTCAAACGCACCTGGAGCTACTGGACGACGGAGTGCACCACATTGACGTCGTCGGAATGCTGGAAGCGATAGCGTATACCATTCACAGGATTTCTTGCGAG ATAACCTGCAAGTGCTCCGGCGGCGGGGACGCCCACGCGACGACGATGGTGCTGTTCAACTCTCTGAGCTCCTACACTTGGGACGCGAAGGTGGTAATTTCGATGGCAGCGTTCGCTGTCAGCTACGGCGAGTTCTGGCTCACCGCCCAGCTCCACACGGTCAACCCTCTGGCGAAGTCGGTGGCGTTGCTCAAGCAGCTTCCGGACATCCTGGAGAACACCGACGCGCTCAGGCCGCGGTTCGACGCCCTCAACAACCTCATCAAGGCCATGCTCGACGTGACCAAGTGCATCATACAGTTCAAGGACCTCCCCTCAGACTACATCTCGCCGGAGATCCCCGACATGGCCATGGCCCTCACTCATATTCCCACCGCCGTCTACTGGATTATTAGAAGCGTCGTCGCCTGCGCTTCTCAGATGATCTCCCTTATCGGATTGGGCCACGA GTACATTACTGCGACGACAGAGGCGTGGGAGCTCTCAAGTTTAGCCCACAAACTTAGAAATATCCATGAGCACTTCATGAAGCAGCTTGAATTACTATATCGATATATTG GGGAGAAGAAACACGTGGAGGCGTTCCAAAATCTGGTGCGGCTCTTCGAGACGGTGCACATCGACAACATGAAGATCCTCAAGGCCTTGATCTCGTCCAAGGACGAGCTGCCGCTGTTTGACGGGGCGACGAAGAAGCGGGTGAGCGTGGAAGTGCTGCGGCGGAAGATCGTGATTCTGTTCATCTCCGATCTCGACATCTCGGCCGAGGAGCTCTTCGTGCTCATTCAGATCTACAGCGACACGCAGCAGGGGAAGAACGAGCGCAGCTACGAGGTGGTTTGGTTGCCGGTGACCGACCGACACTTCCCGTGGGACAGCTCGAAGGAGGAGACCTTCAACCGGATGGCGTCGACCATGCCGTGGTACTCGCTCCACCACCCGTCGCTGCTGGAGCCGGCGGTGCTGAGGTACTTAAGGGAGATATGGCACTTCGACAAGAGGCCGCTGATGGTGGTGCTGGACCCGCAGGGGAAGGTGGTTTGCCCCAACGCGCTGCACATGATGTGGATCTGGGGCAGCCTGGCCTTCCCCTTCACCAGCAACAGGGAGGAGGCGCTGTGGAAGAACGAGACGTGGCGCCTCGAGTTCTTGGTCGACGAAATCGACCCTGTTCTGCTAGGATGG ATTCAAGAGGGGCGGCATGTGTGCTTGTACGGCGGGGAGGACATAGCGTGGATCCGGCAGTTCACGACGGCGATGAGGAAGGTGTCTCAGGAGGCGCGGGTGCCGCTGGAGATGGTGTACGTGGGGAAGAGCGGCTCCAAGGACCGGGTGAAGAGGGCGATCGCGGCGatcgagaaggagaagctgagcGGGTACTGGCAGGATCCGGTGATGGTGTGGTTCTTCTGGGTGCGACTGGAGAGCATGTGGCACTCCAAGATGCAGCAGGGGCAGACGGTGGAGCAGGACGAGATCATGCGAGAGGTGGTGACCATGCTGATGTTCGACGGCGGGGACGAAGGGTGGGCGGTGCTCAGCCGGGGGTCGCTGGAGATGGTGAAGGCGCAGGGGAGGAAGATGATGGACTGCCTGGCTCAGTTCGACAGTTGGAAGGGCAACGTGGAGACGGAGGGGTTGGTGCCGGCGATTAAAAACGCATTGATCCCGTTCAAGACTGCGGAGCACTGCAACCGGCTCATCCTGCCGGGGGACATCGGCCAGATCAAGGAGCAAGTGGTGTGCGCCGAATGCGGCCGCCCCATGGATAAGTTCGTCCTCTATCGCTGCTGCAACGACTGA
- the LOC122049444 gene encoding glycosyl hydrolase 5 family protein-like, translating into MMRFLLCASCLILVGCSSALPLSTSSRWIVDEAGRRVKLSCINWVSHLEPAVAEGMGKQPLDAISKRVAASGFNCVRLTWPLFLVTNDTLGKLTVRQSLQALGLAESVAAVQVNNPDLVDLSLIQAFQAVVSNLGDNNIMVILDNHISKPGWCCSNFDGNGFFGDKYFNPDVWISGLTKMATLFKNSTNVVGMSLRNELRGPRQNVADWYRYMQNGAEAVHSANPDVLVILSGLSFDNDLSHLAKKQVELSFKGKLIFEVHWYAFSDGQAWANGNPNRVCGSVAASVMRRAGFLLEQGWPLFLSEFGLDQRGTNTNDNRYLGCMMSVAAELDLDWAFWTLQGSYYIRQGVLGLDETYGMLAWDWCRTRNTYMLERIQAIQSPFRGPGLSDVSPYTILFHPATGLCVLRKSTLFQPLELGPCTESEAWSYTEQQTLALKDKLLCLKADGIGKPATLGIICSDSQSKWEFVSDSKMHISSKKVSENTSLCLDVEPESNRIVTNPCKCLSQEDKCDPESQWFKMIESTRKSASKSSLQQLPSPLGVWGLFEHLFF; encoded by the exons ATGATGCGCTTCCTTCTCTGCGCATCCTGTTTGATCCTGGTCGGCTGCTCGTCGGCCTTGCCGCTGTCAACGAGCTCCCGGTGGATCGTCGACGAGGCCGGCCGGAGAGTGAAGCTGTCTTGCATCAACTGGGTCTCCCACCTGGAGCCCGCAGTGGCGGAGGGCATGGGGAAGCAGCCACTCGATGCCATTTCTAAGAGGGTGGCCGCCTCGGGCTTCAACTGCGTCAGGCTCACTTGGCCGCTCTTCTTGGTCACCAACGACACCTTGGGCAAGCTCACCGTCCGTCAGTCACTCCAGGCGCTTGGCCTCGCCGAGTCCGTCGCCGCCGTCCAAGTGAACAACCCGGATCTTGTGGATCTCTCCCTCATCCAGGCATTCCAG GCAGTGGTGTCCAACCTCGGCGATAACAATATCATGGTGATTCTGGACAATCACATAAGCAAACCTGGGTGGTGTTGCAGCAACTTCGATGGCAATGGCTTCTTCGGTGACAAATACTTCAACCCTGATGTGTGGATCAGTGGGCTGACGAAAATGGCTACTTTGTTCAAGAACTCAACCAACGTGGTCGGCATGAGCCTCAGAAATGAGCTGAGAGGGCCAAGACAGAACGTTGCCGACTGGTACAG GTACATGCAAAATGGTGCCGAGGCAGTGCACTCGGCGAACCCAGATGTTCTTGTCATACTTTCAGGTCTGAGCTTTGACAACGACTTGAGCCATTTAGCAAAGAAGCAAGTCGAGTTGAGCTTCAAGGGAAAGCTGATCTTCGAGGTGCACTGGTACGCCTTCTCGGACGGCCAGGCTTGGGCTAATGGCAACCCGAACCGAGTGTGTGGGTCAGTGGCGGCGAGTGTGATGCGAAGAGCCGGCTTCTTGCTCGAGCAAGGGTGGCCATTGTTCCTGAGTGAGTTTGGTCTGGACCAAAGAGGCACGAATACAAACGACAACCGATACCTCGGCTGCATGATGAGCGTTGCAGCTGAGCTCGACTTGGACTGGGCGTTTTGGACCTTACAAGGAAGCTACTACATCAGGCAGGGTGTCCTTGGCCTAGATGAGACTTATGGGATGCTGGCCTGGGACTGGTGCAGGACCAGGAACACATACATGTTGGAAAGAATCCAAGCGATTCAATCTCCCTTCCGAG GGCCAGGTCTCTCAGACGTTTCTCCATATACCATACTCTTCCATCCGGCAACAGGGCTCTGTGTTCTGAGAAAATCCACTCTGTTTCAGCCACTTGAGTTAGGGCCATGCACAGAGTCAGAAGCTTGGAGCTACACGGAGCAGCAGACCCTGGCCTTGAAGGATAAACTCCTATGTCTCAAGGCTGATGGCATTGGGAAGCCAGCCACACTCGGAATCATATGCAGCGACTCGCAGTCGAAATGGGAGTTCGTATCAGACTCGAAGATGCACATTTCATCCAAGAAGGTGAGTGAGAATACGAGCCTGTGCTTGGATGTCGAGCCTGAGAGCAACAGGATTGTCACGAATCCTTGCAAATGCTTGAGCCAAGAGGACAAGTGCGACCCTGAGAGCCAGTGGTTCAAGATGATCGAAAGCACGAGGAAGAGCGCAAGCAAGAGCTCACTGCAGCAATTGCCTTCTCCACTTGGCGTGTGGGGACTCTTTGAACATCTATTTTTTTGA